A single region of the Leptolyngbya subtilissima AS-A7 genome encodes:
- a CDS encoding WecB/TagA/CpsF family glycosyltransferase, whose amino-acid sequence MVLAQSNAPEVLQVMGLPVHWRTNYANWLVDQYRRGYGAHVVTLNAEMAMQADQNPDLRQVIVNAELVIPDGAGVVLYFRTKGQRIARAPGIELAATVLKRISPQETVFMYGGVPGVADRAAMYWQRQIAGLKVVGTQHGYLGPTDQPEFLRHLEQLQPSVILVGMGVPRQELWIRDHRYLCPNSVWIGVGGSFDIWAGVKSRAPEWMCNNHLEWLYRLYKEPWRWRRMLALPHFAWRSLTYSAR is encoded by the coding sequence ATGGTGTTGGCACAGTCAAATGCACCAGAAGTTTTGCAGGTGATGGGGCTGCCTGTTCACTGGCGGACCAACTATGCAAACTGGCTCGTCGATCAGTATCGCCGAGGGTATGGGGCCCATGTGGTCACTCTGAATGCCGAAATGGCCATGCAGGCCGACCAAAACCCCGACCTGCGCCAGGTCATCGTCAATGCCGAACTTGTGATTCCCGACGGGGCGGGGGTCGTGCTGTACTTTCGCACTAAAGGGCAGCGGATAGCGCGCGCGCCAGGTATTGAGCTGGCTGCCACAGTACTCAAGCGCATCTCCCCCCAAGAAACAGTCTTTATGTATGGCGGTGTACCCGGCGTGGCCGATCGTGCCGCTATGTATTGGCAGCGCCAGATAGCCGGGCTTAAGGTAGTGGGCACCCAGCACGGCTACCTAGGGCCAACCGATCAGCCCGAGTTTTTGCGCCATCTAGAGCAGCTCCAGCCCAGCGTGATTTTGGTGGGTATGGGCGTGCCCCGCCAAGAACTGTGGATTCGCGACCACCGCTACCTCTGCCCCAACAGCGTGTGGATTGGCGTTGGCGGCAGCTTTGATATTTGGGCCGGGGTCAAGTCTCGTGCCCCCGAGTGGATGTGCAACAATCACCTGGAATGGCTCTACCGCCTCTACAAAGAGCCCTGGCGCTGGCGGCGAATGCTGGCGTTGCCTCACTTTGCGTGGCGATCGCTCACCTACTCCGCCCGCTAA
- a CDS encoding Uma2 family endonuclease → MVQALNTSAMSFEEFIEWIPESGGQYELYSGYVVKMQPTGAHELIGAFLAEELTLHFRQQNLPYTIPKSGLIKPQQPESGYRPDVIVLDKRELANEPLWESASTVQLGKTVPLLIEVVSTNWRDDYGHKLVEYEAMGVQEYWIVDYRALGAVRYIGQPKQPTITLCQLIEGEYQMQRFVSNQALESSTFPCLNLSVDQILMSASY, encoded by the coding sequence ATGGTTCAAGCCCTCAATACCAGCGCCATGAGTTTCGAGGAATTTATCGAATGGATTCCTGAAAGCGGTGGTCAGTACGAACTCTACAGCGGGTACGTTGTTAAAATGCAGCCTACCGGGGCCCACGAACTTATCGGTGCCTTTTTGGCCGAAGAATTAACCCTGCACTTTCGGCAACAAAACCTGCCCTACACCATTCCTAAAAGCGGGTTAATCAAGCCTCAGCAGCCCGAGTCGGGCTATCGCCCCGATGTGATTGTGCTCGATAAGCGGGAGCTAGCGAACGAACCCCTCTGGGAAAGTGCTTCCACTGTGCAGTTGGGCAAAACGGTACCCCTGCTGATTGAAGTGGTCAGCACCAACTGGCGCGACGATTATGGCCACAAACTCGTGGAGTACGAAGCCATGGGCGTTCAGGAATACTGGATTGTGGACTATCGGGCTTTGGGAGCCGTTCGCTATATCGGTCAGCCCAAACAACCCACCATCACCCTTTGCCAGCTCATTGAGGGCGAATACCAAATGCAGCGATTTGTCAGCAACCAAGCGCTCGAATCAAGCACTTTCCCGTGCCTCAACCTTTCCGTGGATCAGATTTTGATGTCAGCCAGCTATTAG
- the dusB gene encoding tRNA dihydrouridine synthase DusB, translated as MVSLSSTLLQRLRSPLVIGSVTIQSRVLQAPLSGVTDRAFRQLVRRYAPVSMLYTEMVQATGVCHAQQLEKIMDIGDREQPISIQLFDCRPDFMAAAASKAVAEGAKTIDINMGCPVNKITKKGGGSSLLRQPEIAEAIVRTVAEAVPVPVTIKTRLGWDDDHINAVEFARRMEAAGAQMLTLHGRTRSQGYHGPARWDWIARVKASLSIPVIANGDIVSVESAVRCLKETGADGVMCSRGTLGYPFLVGEIDGFLKTGIIPAAHTSVERLRCAREHLGLLWQYKGQKGIHQARKHMAWYVKGFEGAAPLRQQLCQIDAVEAGYDLLDRAIAQLDSIIEQREATALVDPETLAPLM; from the coding sequence ATGGTTTCTCTCTCCTCCACGCTCCTGCAGCGGCTGCGATCGCCCCTGGTGATCGGCTCGGTAACTATTCAGAGCCGGGTGCTCCAGGCCCCCCTCTCGGGCGTGACCGATCGCGCCTTTCGCCAGCTAGTGCGTCGCTACGCGCCAGTCTCGATGCTTTACACCGAGATGGTGCAGGCTACTGGAGTTTGCCACGCCCAGCAGCTGGAGAAGATTATGGATATTGGCGATCGCGAGCAGCCCATATCTATTCAGCTGTTTGACTGTCGCCCTGACTTTATGGCCGCTGCCGCTAGCAAAGCTGTCGCCGAGGGGGCCAAAACCATCGATATCAACATGGGCTGCCCGGTGAATAAAATCACCAAAAAGGGCGGCGGGTCGTCACTGCTGCGCCAGCCCGAAATAGCTGAAGCGATTGTGCGCACTGTGGCTGAGGCGGTGCCCGTGCCCGTCACCATCAAAACTCGCCTGGGCTGGGATGATGACCACATCAATGCGGTCGAATTTGCCCGTCGCATGGAGGCGGCTGGGGCTCAAATGCTCACCCTCCACGGTCGCACCCGCAGCCAGGGCTACCACGGCCCCGCCCGCTGGGATTGGATTGCCCGAGTCAAGGCCTCCCTCTCGATTCCAGTGATTGCTAACGGCGACATTGTCTCAGTGGAGTCAGCGGTGCGCTGCCTAAAAGAAACTGGGGCCGATGGGGTGATGTGCTCACGGGGGACTCTGGGCTACCCCTTTTTGGTGGGTGAAATCGACGGATTCTTAAAAACCGGCATCATCCCTGCGGCGCATACCTCAGTGGAGCGGCTGCGTTGCGCCCGCGAGCATCTGGGGCTGCTGTGGCAGTACAAAGGTCAGAAGGGCATTCACCAGGCCCGCAAGCACATGGCTTGGTATGTCAAAGGTTTTGAAGGAGCTGCTCCCCTCCGCCAACAGCTCTGCCAAATTGATGCGGTGGAAGCTGGCTATGATCTGTTGGATAGGGCGATCGCTCAGCTCGACAGCATAATAGAGCAGCGAGAGGCGACTGCCCTCGTAGACCCCGAGACATTGGCTCCTTTAATGTGA
- the recJ gene encoding single-stranded-DNA-specific exonuclease RecJ: MDALPLRWNLPKADAAPESWVATVARAVPGTTPPRWLAQVLWQRQLGFTEPLEGWLNPALYQPTPASVLGPAMAIAVSRLKQAIATEEKVAIWGDFDADGVTSTAVLWDGLGQLIPKGDRLTYFIPNRLSESHGLSQRGLDHLAAWGATLLVTCDTGSTSGAEIAYAKTLGLEVIVTDHHTLPEDDIGAIALINPRSLPPEHPLSTLSGVAVAYKLLEGLYEAMDTPPPLPLDHVLDLVAIGLIADLVELRGDCRYLAQIGLQRLQTQTQPNSPYPRPGLAELLALCKRTGDRPTDISFGLGPRINAVSRIHGDASFCVELLTSRDRDRTKTLAYEAELANTRRKALQRDLYSQVMARLAQVDLATTRCLVLADESWPTGILGLVAGQVTQALGRPTILLRIDPPSEDGSPRLARGSARSVAGLDLYQLFQAQSALLTGFGGHPLAAGLTLPVEHIEVLAAALNRMVREQLGCDGAPQPLLQVDLTVTVADLGQPLFRELKWLEPCGMGNPVPKLLLGNVWFRNVFHKKLRDRQNKAVSFIKTEFELWDDAAETGFPGEWWGHYRDELPPGRCDVVVELDFNSNTGYHVKLIDVRPTTVGEPGAEPGPSNSVLDWRQHTPEDQEQALVVNQIPMQWSDWQAWQRQAAQAKLPLALAFSPAIDDLSPGEVWQELVGLAKYLVRTQTPVTQLQLSDRLRLSPTSLSLGLAALATAGFKIAAPDTSTLEADTITVQVDPTPVSPDPAAVQHFLEVVQEEQFRRRYFAQVPVAALSW, from the coding sequence ATGGATGCCCTACCGCTACGCTGGAACCTGCCCAAGGCGGATGCCGCCCCTGAAAGCTGGGTAGCGACAGTAGCTCGGGCAGTTCCGGGAACAACGCCGCCCCGCTGGCTGGCCCAGGTGCTGTGGCAGCGACAGCTAGGTTTTACAGAACCGCTAGAGGGCTGGCTAAATCCGGCTCTCTACCAGCCCACCCCCGCTAGCGTCCTGGGGCCAGCAATGGCGATCGCTGTCAGCCGCCTCAAGCAGGCGATCGCTACTGAGGAAAAAGTTGCGATCTGGGGAGACTTTGACGCCGATGGGGTAACCTCTACCGCCGTACTGTGGGATGGGCTGGGGCAGCTGATCCCAAAGGGCGATCGCCTCACCTATTTCATCCCCAACCGCCTCAGTGAATCCCACGGGCTGTCGCAGCGGGGCCTCGACCATTTGGCTGCGTGGGGCGCAACCCTGCTGGTGACCTGCGACACCGGCAGCACCAGCGGCGCTGAAATTGCCTACGCCAAGACTCTGGGTCTGGAGGTGATTGTCACTGACCACCACACCCTGCCAGAAGACGACATTGGCGCGATCGCGCTAATCAACCCCCGCAGCCTGCCCCCCGAGCATCCCCTGTCCACGCTGTCGGGGGTGGCGGTAGCCTACAAGCTGCTAGAGGGGCTGTACGAAGCGATGGATACGCCACCACCGCTACCGCTCGATCACGTACTTGATCTAGTAGCCATTGGCCTGATTGCCGACCTAGTAGAGCTGCGGGGCGACTGCCGCTACTTAGCGCAGATCGGGCTTCAACGATTGCAAACCCAAACCCAGCCCAACTCACCCTACCCACGACCAGGGCTAGCCGAGCTGCTGGCGTTGTGCAAGCGTACGGGCGATCGCCCCACCGATATTTCCTTTGGGCTGGGGCCGCGCATCAATGCTGTCAGCCGCATCCACGGGGACGCTAGCTTTTGTGTGGAACTACTGACCAGTCGCGATCGCGATCGCACCAAAACCCTAGCCTACGAGGCCGAACTGGCCAACACCCGGCGCAAAGCCCTGCAGCGCGATCTTTACAGTCAGGTGATGGCGCGCCTGGCTCAGGTCGATTTGGCCACCACCCGCTGCCTAGTGCTGGCTGACGAGTCTTGGCCCACCGGCATTTTGGGATTAGTGGCAGGGCAAGTCACCCAAGCTCTCGGACGCCCAACCATTCTGCTGCGCATCGACCCGCCCTCGGAGGACGGTAGCCCTCGGCTGGCACGGGGGTCGGCCCGTTCGGTGGCAGGGCTCGATCTCTATCAGCTATTTCAGGCGCAATCGGCGTTACTAACCGGCTTTGGTGGACACCCGTTAGCAGCGGGGCTGACGCTGCCAGTGGAACATATTGAGGTGCTGGCGGCGGCGCTCAACCGTATGGTGCGCGAGCAGTTGGGCTGCGACGGTGCGCCGCAGCCCCTGCTTCAAGTCGATCTCACGGTGACGGTGGCAGATCTGGGTCAACCCCTGTTTCGCGAACTCAAGTGGCTAGAGCCCTGCGGCATGGGCAACCCGGTGCCGAAGCTGCTGCTTGGCAATGTCTGGTTTCGGAATGTCTTTCACAAGAAATTGCGCGATCGCCAAAACAAGGCGGTGAGCTTCATCAAAACCGAGTTTGAGCTGTGGGATGACGCAGCCGAGACAGGCTTTCCCGGCGAGTGGTGGGGCCACTACCGCGACGAACTTCCCCCAGGCCGCTGTGATGTGGTGGTCGAACTCGATTTCAACAGCAACACCGGCTACCACGTCAAGCTCATAGACGTGCGCCCCACTACCGTAGGCGAGCCGGGGGCAGAACCAGGGCCGTCCAACTCCGTTCTCGACTGGCGGCAGCATACTCCTGAGGATCAGGAGCAAGCTCTGGTAGTCAACCAGATACCGATGCAGTGGAGCGACTGGCAGGCATGGCAGCGGCAGGCCGCCCAGGCAAAGCTGCCCCTAGCCCTAGCCTTTTCTCCGGCGATCGATGACCTGTCGCCGGGGGAGGTCTGGCAAGAGCTGGTGGGCTTAGCCAAGTACCTGGTTCGCACCCAAACTCCGGTGACGCAATTGCAGCTGAGCGATCGCCTGCGCCTCTCGCCCACCAGCCTTTCCCTTGGCTTAGCTGCCCTGGCAACCGCCGGGTTTAAGATTGCCGCCCCAGACACCTCCACCCTTGAGGCAGACACAATCACCGTTCAGGTTGACCCTACCCCGGTTTCGCCTGACCCAGCAGCCGTACAACATTTTCTCGAAGTGGTGCAAGAGGAGCAATTTCGCCGCCGCTATTTTGCCCAGGTGCCGGTGGCTGCCCTTTCCTGGTAG
- a CDS encoding DUF3318 domain-containing protein, which produces MTSYATATARADMGELRRLRSLLPPELQSWVTVESAIDVTPPLITCEELGKDQVEIQVDLIKWEQLALDQRNLLFWHEVGRIQNDTIPRDGWEMAALAIGLGGAVGELWVQDGLLLTLALGLCGFSSWRLYKRNNNQKTLQESITADERAIAIATRFGYTLPNAYKSLGSALKTLIEQTPKKRQRDRYIKRLEALKKSAAKAKESARAERGDMRSAY; this is translated from the coding sequence ATGACCTCGTACGCCACCGCCACTGCCCGCGCCGATATGGGTGAGCTTCGCCGTCTGAGAAGTCTGCTGCCCCCAGAGCTTCAGAGCTGGGTGACGGTGGAGTCAGCCATTGATGTCACCCCACCGCTGATCACCTGCGAGGAGCTGGGCAAAGACCAGGTCGAAATTCAAGTCGATCTGATCAAGTGGGAGCAGCTGGCTCTGGATCAGCGCAACCTGCTGTTTTGGCACGAGGTTGGCCGCATTCAAAACGACACCATTCCCCGCGACGGTTGGGAGATGGCGGCTCTAGCTATTGGTCTTGGCGGCGCTGTGGGGGAACTGTGGGTGCAGGATGGGCTGCTGCTCACGCTGGCTCTGGGGCTATGCGGGTTTTCTAGCTGGCGGCTCTATAAGCGCAACAACAACCAGAAGACGCTGCAAGAAAGCATCACCGCTGATGAGCGAGCGATTGCCATTGCCACACGCTTTGGCTACACCCTACCCAACGCCTATAAGAGCCTGGGTAGCGCCCTCAAAACCTTAATTGAGCAAACTCCCAAAAAGCGTCAGCGCGATCGCTACATCAAGCGTCTCGAAGCCCTCAAAAAGAGCGCCGCTAAAGCCAAAGAGAGCGCTCGAGCTGAACGCGGCGACATGCGATCGGCCTACTAA
- a CDS encoding HEAT repeat domain-containing protein — MGATVAELVRAVEAADSKGAMVVAVHHLAAAQDVAAIPTLITVLGYNNPGAAVAAVDGLVALGQDAVPALLEQIDGYNYGARAWAIRAVALIGDPRALPVLLETAKGDFALSVRRAAARGLGTIDWAKLPSDQAPSSQQEVLSVLIGAAQDPEWVVRYAAMAALEGLAKALAAPETQKPPILACLQQVFHHDETPAVQARAGKALETLGELADAIN, encoded by the coding sequence GTGGGCGCGACAGTAGCAGAGCTAGTTCGGGCGGTCGAAGCCGCTGATTCTAAGGGCGCAATGGTTGTTGCGGTCCATCATTTAGCAGCCGCTCAAGATGTCGCCGCCATTCCTACTCTCATAACCGTTTTGGGGTATAACAACCCTGGTGCTGCGGTGGCCGCCGTGGATGGGCTGGTGGCCCTGGGCCAAGACGCTGTGCCTGCGCTGTTGGAACAAATTGATGGTTATAACTACGGCGCTAGAGCCTGGGCCATCCGGGCCGTAGCCCTGATCGGCGACCCGCGCGCCCTGCCCGTGCTGCTAGAAACGGCCAAAGGGGATTTTGCCCTGAGCGTACGCCGCGCCGCGGCACGGGGGTTGGGCACCATCGATTGGGCTAAGCTGCCTTCCGACCAAGCGCCTTCATCTCAACAAGAGGTGCTTAGCGTACTAATTGGAGCTGCCCAGGACCCAGAATGGGTAGTGCGCTATGCAGCAATGGCTGCTCTCGAAGGCCTAGCAAAAGCTCTAGCGGCGCCTGAAACTCAAAAGCCACCAATTCTTGCCTGTCTTCAGCAGGTCTTTCACCACGACGAAACTCCTGCTGTGCAGGCCCGGGCTGGTAAAGCCTTAGAGACCTTGGGCGAACTGGCCGACGCTATAAATTAA
- a CDS encoding phycobilisome linker polypeptide encodes MLAQNAFGSQTTNRIFLYEVEGLRQNDATDQNNYPIRHSGSTFIKVPYSRMNEEMQRITRMGGKIVSIQPLSAD; translated from the coding sequence ATGCTCGCTCAAAACGCCTTTGGCAGTCAGACTACTAACCGCATTTTTCTCTACGAGGTTGAGGGGCTGCGTCAAAACGACGCCACCGATCAAAACAACTACCCCATTCGTCACAGCGGCAGCACCTTTATCAAGGTGCCCTACAGCCGCATGAACGAAGAAATGCAGCGCATTACCCGTATGGGCGGCAAAATCGTCAGCATTCAGCCTTTGTCGGCCGACTAA
- a CDS encoding CIA30 family protein → MTQALDANNLVPVTGKQMLWLPGAAVETADALTKSVASLNYGVTTESEPSLVNTPMVIWPGPEASLELGPLLEQLGQQVAYQEATLIDFRQPDPAIAALWGSLDDGVMGGVSASQVQWREGLRLVGEVSTANSGGFASIRTRNLEPPLNLGQWQGTVLSAQGDGQRYKWILRDTSGWDSLAYCRSFDTEADRLSTVRTPFLEMVATRRARTVPEASSLNPAQLYSMQLMLSKFEYDGELNPAFQPGAFELTVQSLGVYRQGPKPVIVLPGENAAESAQLITAAGLTGVVRQGKSFAVIGTSDKLPPEVEPAIIGAIFEFFR, encoded by the coding sequence ATGACCCAAGCTTTAGACGCCAACAATTTAGTTCCAGTAACAGGGAAACAGATGCTGTGGCTGCCAGGAGCCGCCGTGGAAACCGCCGATGCTCTCACTAAGTCGGTAGCCTCCCTCAACTACGGGGTCACCACCGAGTCGGAGCCCTCACTGGTGAATACACCTATGGTCATTTGGCCAGGGCCGGAAGCTAGTTTAGAGCTTGGCCCCCTGCTCGAACAGTTAGGGCAACAGGTCGCCTATCAGGAAGCCACCCTGATCGATTTTCGTCAGCCCGACCCGGCGATCGCGGCTCTCTGGGGCAGTTTAGACGATGGCGTCATGGGTGGAGTCAGCGCTAGCCAGGTGCAGTGGCGGGAGGGGCTGAGGCTTGTGGGGGAGGTGTCTACGGCCAATAGCGGTGGGTTTGCCTCGATTCGCACTCGCAACCTTGAGCCGCCGCTGAATCTGGGGCAATGGCAGGGTACAGTGCTCTCTGCCCAAGGCGACGGCCAACGCTATAAGTGGATTTTGCGCGACACCTCTGGCTGGGATAGCCTGGCCTACTGCCGATCTTTTGATACTGAGGCAGACCGACTGAGCACGGTAAGGACGCCGTTTTTGGAAATGGTTGCTACTCGCCGCGCTCGCACAGTGCCGGAGGCTAGCTCTCTTAACCCGGCTCAGCTGTATTCTATGCAGCTGATGCTGAGCAAGTTTGAGTACGACGGTGAATTAAACCCGGCGTTTCAACCCGGTGCCTTTGAGCTAACGGTGCAGAGTCTTGGGGTCTATCGACAGGGTCCAAAGCCGGTAATCGTGCTGCCAGGAGAAAATGCGGCTGAATCCGCTCAACTGATAACAGCGGCGGGGCTGACAGGAGTGGTCCGCCAGGGGAAAAGCTTTGCGGTAATTGGCACCAGTGACAAATTGCCGCCAGAGGTTGAGCCAGCCATAATAGGGGCAATCTTTGAGTTTTTTAGGTAA
- a CDS encoding adenylate/guanylate cyclase domain-containing protein produces MDDAPIAIDLVIVDDDAETSCLLQRLLSQQGYRIQVAESGQQAIALISAGRPGLVLLDILLPDMDGYSLCQQLKHNPLTAEIPVIVLSSLIDSVDKVKAFQVGATDYITKPFAVQEVLVRVQNQLRLAQQRQQLSQQNALLIQEVQERTQMEQALISAEMNYRSIFENATVGIFKASATGQLLSVNPSMARLYGYESAPEMVATVEDISRQIYLQPKRRDELTVYLDRFDKITDAESEVFRKDGTTFWVSEDIWKVWDKAGTFLHYEGIVHDISERRQMETELRQQRQQADRLLVNILPYRIAQRLKGGARTIAESLDQISVLFADLVDFTAASSEMTPRELVKLLNEVFSMFDQLAEFHRLEKIKTIGDAYMVAGGLPSPNDDHAAAIAQFALDICDAIKQFPRPDGKTFQIRVGINTGPVVAGVIGRRKFAYDLWGDTVNIASRMEATGEAQRIQVTPDLYERLKDQFQFEQRGYVAVKGRGQMLTYWLVGKL; encoded by the coding sequence GTGGATGATGCCCCCATTGCCATTGATTTAGTCATCGTCGACGACGATGCTGAGACATCGTGCCTGCTGCAGCGGCTTCTGAGCCAGCAGGGGTACCGAATTCAGGTGGCTGAAAGTGGGCAGCAGGCGATCGCGCTGATCTCGGCAGGACGCCCAGGGCTGGTGCTGCTCGATATTCTGCTGCCCGACATGGATGGTTACTCTCTGTGCCAGCAGCTCAAGCACAACCCCCTCACCGCCGAGATACCGGTGATTGTTTTGAGTTCTTTAATAGATTCGGTAGACAAGGTCAAAGCGTTTCAAGTTGGGGCTACTGACTACATCACCAAGCCCTTTGCGGTGCAGGAAGTGCTGGTGCGAGTGCAAAACCAACTGCGGCTGGCCCAGCAGCGGCAGCAGCTCAGCCAGCAAAACGCGCTCCTGATCCAAGAGGTGCAGGAACGCACCCAGATGGAGCAGGCGCTGATTTCGGCCGAGATGAACTACCGCAGCATTTTTGAGAATGCGACGGTGGGTATTTTTAAGGCCTCGGCTACAGGGCAGCTGCTCAGCGTCAACCCCTCCATGGCTCGCCTCTATGGCTATGAGTCGGCCCCGGAGATGGTGGCCACCGTCGAAGATATCAGTCGCCAAATCTATCTCCAGCCCAAGCGCCGCGATGAACTGACGGTATATCTCGATCGCTTTGACAAAATTACCGACGCCGAGTCGGAGGTGTTTCGCAAAGACGGCACGACCTTTTGGGTGAGCGAGGATATTTGGAAGGTGTGGGACAAAGCGGGCACCTTCCTGCACTATGAAGGCATTGTCCATGACATCAGCGAACGTCGCCAAATGGAGACTGAGCTGCGCCAGCAGCGGCAGCAGGCCGATCGCCTGCTGGTCAACATTCTGCCCTATCGCATTGCTCAGCGCCTCAAGGGCGGAGCGCGCACCATTGCTGAGAGCCTCGATCAGATCAGCGTACTGTTCGCCGATCTAGTTGACTTTACCGCCGCCTCTAGCGAGATGACGCCGCGCGAGCTGGTCAAGCTGCTCAACGAAGTGTTTTCGATGTTTGATCAGCTAGCTGAGTTTCATCGGCTAGAAAAAATTAAAACCATTGGCGATGCCTACATGGTGGCTGGGGGCCTGCCCTCTCCCAACGACGACCATGCCGCTGCGATCGCCCAGTTTGCCCTCGACATCTGCGATGCCATCAAGCAGTTTCCCCGCCCCGACGGCAAGACCTTTCAGATTCGAGTAGGCATTAATACTGGTCCGGTAGTGGCCGGGGTAATCGGGCGGCGTAAATTCGCCTACGATCTGTGGGGTGACACCGTCAACATTGCCAGCCGCATGGAAGCTACTGGAGAAGCCCAGCGCATTCAGGTCACCCCCGACCTGTACGAAAGACTGAAGGACCAGTTTCAGTTTGAGCAGCGCGGCTACGTGGCGGTTAAGGGCCGTGGCCAAATGCTCACCTATTGGCTGGTGGGCAAGCTCTAG
- the sfsA gene encoding DNA/RNA nuclease SfsA: MTADWFYPFPPLIEGTVLKRYKRFFVDIELETGQVIVAHCPNTGPMTGVYHVGGRALVSYNSNPKRKLAYTWELAEVRDTVPTWAGVNTALPNRVVKSLLEARQIPELGDYTSIRPEVRYGGDGKSRIDFVISGEDEALTTYVEVKNTTWAKGTLALFPDTVTTRGQKHLRELAALVPETQAAMLYFINRGDCTDFAPGDETDPTYGLLLREAIAKGVQVLPCRFEVTPAGLRYLGLANLRLN; encoded by the coding sequence ATGACCGCCGACTGGTTCTATCCTTTTCCGCCCCTGATTGAGGGCACAGTACTCAAGCGCTACAAGCGATTTTTTGTCGATATTGAGCTAGAAACCGGTCAGGTGATCGTTGCCCACTGCCCTAATACCGGACCCATGACCGGGGTTTACCATGTCGGCGGACGCGCACTGGTTTCCTACAACTCCAACCCTAAACGGAAGCTGGCCTACACCTGGGAACTGGCAGAGGTGCGCGACACTGTGCCCACCTGGGCCGGAGTCAACACAGCGCTGCCCAATCGCGTGGTGAAGTCACTGCTGGAGGCGCGACAAATTCCAGAGCTAGGCGACTACACCTCCATTCGCCCAGAGGTTCGCTACGGCGGCGACGGCAAAAGCCGAATCGACTTTGTCATTTCTGGAGAGGATGAAGCCTTAACAACCTACGTTGAGGTCAAAAATACTACCTGGGCCAAGGGCACCCTAGCCCTGTTTCCCGATACGGTGACCACCCGCGGCCAAAAGCATTTACGGGAACTGGCGGCGCTGGTTCCTGAAACCCAGGCGGCGATGCTGTACTTCATCAACCGAGGCGACTGTACCGACTTTGCCCCTGGAGACGAGACCGACCCTACCTATGGCCTGCTGCTGCGCGAAGCCATAGCCAAGGGTGTCCAGGTTCTGCCCTGCCGGTTTGAGGTGACTCCCGCTGGGCTGCGGTACTTGGGATTGGCAAATTTGAGGCTGAATTGA
- a CDS encoding HEAT repeat domain-containing protein, with the protein MGQNPQQLVNAEGESLTVEQAIENLRQTADTGLRYYAAWWLGRFRVAQPEAIAGLVSALEDEGDRAPDGGYPLRRNAARALGKLGDRTVVPALIQCLECEDYYVRESAAQALESLGDPQAIPALRSLLAGGVAAAVAVPDKPHLVQPYNAVLEALGTLGATDAVDEITPFLEHEVAQVQNAATRALYQLTGQATYCDRLVERLQEPNLQLRRSAMMDLGAIGYLPAAQPIAATLAENSLKLIALQGVLDAHLRQIGFPQRGLTDEARQVLLLMDELL; encoded by the coding sequence ATGGGACAAAATCCGCAGCAGTTGGTCAACGCCGAGGGAGAATCCCTGACGGTGGAGCAGGCCATCGAAAACCTGCGCCAAACCGCTGATACCGGCCTGCGCTACTACGCTGCCTGGTGGCTGGGGCGCTTTCGCGTGGCCCAACCCGAGGCGATTGCTGGTCTGGTGTCGGCTTTGGAGGATGAGGGCGATCGTGCCCCCGATGGGGGGTACCCGCTGCGTCGCAATGCTGCTCGAGCACTGGGAAAACTGGGCGATCGCACCGTTGTTCCGGCGCTGATTCAATGTCTAGAGTGCGAGGACTACTACGTGCGTGAGTCCGCTGCCCAAGCGCTAGAGTCTCTGGGCGATCCTCAGGCGATTCCAGCGCTGCGATCGCTGCTGGCTGGAGGGGTTGCTGCTGCGGTTGCGGTGCCCGATAAACCTCACCTGGTGCAGCCCTATAACGCTGTGCTAGAGGCCTTGGGCACCCTGGGTGCTACCGATGCGGTAGACGAAATCACCCCGTTTTTAGAGCATGAGGTGGCCCAAGTGCAAAATGCCGCCACCCGTGCCCTCTACCAGCTGACGGGGCAGGCAACCTACTGCGATCGCCTAGTAGAGCGCCTGCAAGAGCCCAACCTGCAGCTGCGGCGATCGGCCATGATGGATTTAGGGGCGATTGGCTATTTGCCCGCCGCCCAACCCATTGCCGCCACCCTGGCCGAAAACAGCCTTAAGCTGATTGCCCTTCAGGGAGTTTTAGACGCTCACCTGCGGCAGATTGGGTTTCCCCAGCGCGGCCTGACGGATGAAGCCCGCCAGGTATTGTTACTAATGGATGAGCTGCTGTAA